A region of the Phaeodactylum tricornutum CCAP 1055/1 chromosome 1, whole genome shotgun sequence genome:
GCACGAGAATTGGAGGGAACGAAGAAGAGGCCCACAACATCAAAACGCCCGACGACGAACGAGATGAGCAGCGACGGGCGCATTTGCAATCATTGGTGGATACTCTTGAAGGTCATACACTAGAAAGCGAAAAGCTCATGAAGCATCTATCGAGCGCTAAAGAGAGCCAAATTACAAATGAGGCAATGAGCTTCTTAAGAAAGCAAAACGATACTACGGATTCCGATGTAATTTTGACAAGGCTGGCCGAAATTCAAGACGAGTTATCGCGTATTCGCCGGGACATGATACCACTCAAAAATCATGGGACTGACAACGAGCGTTTTTCCAACTGGGATACTCGACTGTCGAAAACGATAGAAAGTCTTTACGACTGCATGAGCTACGTACTGACAGATGAAAGGACAGCTGCGTTCGATTCCTGCGAACGAAATAACGAAGGATACAGGGTCGATTTGTCTGGGACTGTCTCAACTACCATTTCTGAAGGGTCCATTGAAGACGAAGTTCCGTCTGTTGCGGAATCAATTAGGCATCTTGTTCTCGAGAACGAAGCAAAAGCACTGCGTCTTGGTTCTCAACTTCTCTATCTCTATGTCGTCAATCTCTCCAACCAACCTGTTATGCCACGCTATCGAAAAATATTTACAACAAACGAGAGCTTCCAGACAGTAAACTCTTTATCCGGCGGGCGAAGTCTTCTCAAAGCCATCGGCTTCGTTGAAACAAGCAATGGAAAGTGTCTCGAATGGGTGCCGAAAGACTCTAATCGAGACGAAGCCGATTATTTGCGACAAGTTGCGAATGCAGCGGCGGCTTTGAGCATCCTGAAGACGCCATCGACGGAGGATCCATTTGAACTTCTTGCAAAGATCAATGCTGCAGCGGATGCAGAAAGTCGTTATTTCCAATCAGAAGAAATCTCAACTCCCGCAAGGACAACTGCAAGCGATTCCACTGAAGCTTCCCCCAGAACTCCAGACGTCGGTTCGATTGTCTCGCCACCGATGACAAAGAAACAACCGATGTTTAACTCCGGTGCAAATGCTTCCGTCGACCTGTCAGGACACTCCACCGAGACTTCGCTTAAGAAGGACTCGGGGACAGTGTCCACTTTCTCTTTACCGATGC
Encoded here:
- a CDS encoding predicted protein; the encoded protein is MPQKVAEPSHSVPSFLKTRQSGRTVQPTSMYPQSLHSYFDENQDAFTPAKTAILLSVGGAIGLAAAAAVRWLNGGDFELLPSPHIEEEPINIRTRIGGNEEEAHNIKTPDDERDEQRRAHLQSLVDTLEGHTLESEKLMKHLSSAKESQITNEAMSFLRKQNDTTDSDVILTRLAEIQDELSRIRRDMIPLKNHGTDNERFSNWDTRLSKTIESLYDCMSYVLTDERTAAFDSCERNNEGYRVDLSGTVSTTISEGSIEDEVPSVAESIRHLVLENEAKALRLGSQLLYLYVVNLSNQPVMPRYRKIFTTNESFQTVNSLSGGRSLLKAIGFVETSNGKCLEWVPKDSNRDEADYLRQVANAAAALSILKTPSTEDPFELLAKINAAADAESRYFQSEEISTPARTTASDSTEASPRTPDVGSIVSPPMTKKQPMFNSGANASVDLSGHSTETSLKKDSGTVSTFSLPMHGYSKSDSQAYRSALPLYSHSPQVVSESTETLPPMFLPTSKKLIDNPLAGMLEDIDSDDTNSDDEVLGAPSNESASRWKESPLTDVLDDESNSNSTSQRGDESDALTSSLNGTLRTRQEHSKDSPKGEFTSESNLGLNSLSQASNKTMAPRFRPSSERIKDYPLAGMLEADSDDDASEA